Proteins from one Nitrobacteraceae bacterium AZCC 2146 genomic window:
- a CDS encoding Asp-tRNA(Asn)/Glu-tRNA(Gln) amidotransferase A subunit family amidase (product_source=COG0154; cath_funfam=3.90.1300.10; cog=COG0154; pfam=PF01425; superfamily=75304): MTDPTAHATASGAGVLELLRLFKGNAAAADRYAAAQLERAKTIEPVLKAFEVLPVDTSRKPGPLSGIPVGIKDIIATADMPTTNGSPVYKDHIPAADAWVVERLRNLGATIFGKTVSTEFAWRHPGPTTNPWNSKHTPGGSSSGSAAAVAAGLVPLALGTQTLGSIVRPAAFNGVVGFKPSFGAIPRSGVHHLSQSLDHVGFFARRVDDVAFALSLLAETSDRDRHGQPVPAFEISIDQGLQPQAAPRLAVVRFAKWAKAEPEQQQLFDASIARLRGAGAMIEELELPELDRSNWDAVNIILASEGAVIFGDLVARYPDRTSDHLKKLVETGKAHSATDYLAAKALQEKLRSGFTAQMANFDAVLTLPAFGEAPEGLAYTGDAEYCAPWTLLGVPALSLPAGFGKNHLPLGLQIVGPYRQDLHMLRVAKWIETTLAFAPGLPALSN; this comes from the coding sequence ATGACCGATCCGACCGCACACGCCACCGCCTCTGGTGCGGGGGTTCTCGAATTGCTGCGGCTGTTCAAGGGCAATGCCGCCGCCGCGGACCGTTACGCCGCTGCGCAACTCGAACGCGCGAAAACCATCGAACCGGTCCTGAAGGCATTCGAAGTTCTACCCGTCGACACCTCACGAAAACCCGGACCGCTGTCCGGCATTCCCGTCGGCATCAAGGACATCATCGCCACCGCGGACATGCCGACCACCAACGGCTCGCCGGTCTACAAGGATCACATCCCCGCTGCCGACGCCTGGGTGGTCGAGCGGCTCAGAAATCTCGGCGCCACCATCTTCGGCAAGACCGTCTCTACCGAATTCGCCTGGCGACATCCCGGCCCCACCACCAATCCATGGAACAGCAAACACACGCCGGGCGGCTCATCGTCCGGCTCCGCGGCCGCGGTCGCCGCCGGCCTCGTGCCGCTGGCGCTGGGCACGCAGACCTTGGGCTCGATCGTGCGCCCCGCGGCGTTCAACGGCGTCGTCGGCTTCAAGCCAAGTTTTGGCGCGATCCCGCGCAGCGGCGTGCATCACCTGAGCCAGTCGCTCGACCATGTCGGCTTTTTCGCGCGGCGGGTCGATGACGTCGCCTTCGCACTGTCGCTGCTGGCAGAGACGAGCGATCGCGATCGCCATGGCCAACCAGTGCCGGCGTTCGAGATTTCCATCGATCAGGGCCTGCAGCCTCAGGCTGCGCCTCGCCTCGCTGTGGTGCGTTTTGCCAAGTGGGCAAAAGCTGAGCCGGAGCAACAACAACTGTTCGACGCATCGATCGCCAGACTGCGCGGCGCCGGCGCCATGATCGAAGAGCTGGAGCTACCCGAACTCGATCGCAGCAACTGGGACGCCGTCAACATCATTCTCGCGAGCGAAGGCGCGGTGATCTTCGGCGATCTCGTCGCGCGTTATCCGGACCGCACCAGCGATCATCTGAAGAAACTGGTGGAAACCGGCAAGGCCCACAGCGCCACTGACTATCTTGCCGCAAAAGCACTACAGGAAAAATTGCGCTCGGGCTTTACGGCTCAGATGGCCAACTTCGACGCCGTGCTGACGCTGCCCGCCTTCGGCGAAGCGCCGGAGGGCCTCGCTTACACCGGCGACGCCGAATATTGCGCGCCGTGGACGCTGCTCGGCGTGCCCGCTCTGTCACTGCCGGCCGGCTTCGGAAAAAACCACCTGCCGCTCGGCCTGCAGATCGTCGGCCCCTATCGCCAGGATTTGCACATGCTGCGCGTGGCGAAATGGATCGAGACCACGCTGGCGTTCGCGCCCGGGCTGCCTGCGCTGTCTAACTGA
- a CDS encoding hypothetical protein (product_source=Hypo-rule applied) translates to MNQNGFPAIVDCVIAADEMPNLPHVEAAMVGNYALAKIKEAVMAVTG, encoded by the coding sequence GTGAATCAAAACGGGTTCCCGGCGATCGTCGATTGCGTCATCGCCGCCGACGAGATGCCTAACCTGCCGCATGTCGAAGCCGCGATGGTCGGCAACTACGCGCTGGCGAAGATCAAGGAAGCTGTGATGGCTGTCACGGGATAA
- a CDS encoding KUP system potassium uptake protein (product_source=KO:K03549; cog=COG3158; ko=KO:K03549; pfam=PF02705; transmembrane_helix_parts=Inside_1_50,TMhelix_51_73,Outside_74_87,TMhelix_88_110,Inside_111_141,TMhelix_142_164,Outside_165_178,TMhelix_179_198,Inside_199_209,TMhelix_210_232,Outside_233_251,TMhelix_252_274,Inside_275_286,TMhelix_287_309,Outside_310_323,TMhelix_324_346,Inside_347_377,TMhelix_378_400,Outside_401_403,TMhelix_404_426,Inside_427_430,TMhelix_431_453,Outside_454_462,TMhelix_463_481,Inside_482_664), which produces MPVRCAVGDVRVDMPSSAPVGPGRLVAPSGAVHAAAEQPPYLHHAGSPLFLALTALGVVFGDIGTSPLYAFQVALSGLGHPAPTATEVTGIVSLILWALMAMVSLKYVVFVLRADNDGEGGILALLALVASGKVANGGRLPALVLLGVVGASLLYGDGVITPAISVLSAMEGLKLVAPGFEHFIVPATLAILIGLFVIQRYGTERIGKLFGPVMVVWFAVIAVLGISNIWTAPAILLAVNPVEAVRFLIADPQVAFVVIGAVFLALTGGEALYADMGHVGATAIRRAWFGLVLPALVLNYFGQGALILTNPSAIDSPFYKLAPGWALIPLVALATLATIIASQALISGVFSLTRQAMQLGLCPRANIISTSGEEAGQIYIPAANWLLMAGTLCTVLLFRSSENLAAAYGIAVSGTMLITTILLYRIAVARWHWPPAVAIPIIAVFGLIDTTFLVSNSIKIVEGGWFPLVVGAAIAVLMLSWRKGSSEVKRQLQAMSMPLDKFLPYADKAVIGRAPGLGVWLTKVEHGASPMLLRHIEHNRVLHEKVALLTFVSDRRPRVPFAERHSVYRLGHGFYRIQVKLGFMQTPDIPLTLLNCNRLGFDADLEHRNYYVAHETIVRRETDSSMGPISFSIFSFLNRISSRAPDFFKIPQDAIIEVGFRVEI; this is translated from the coding sequence ATGCCAGTGCGGTGTGCTGTGGGGGACGTGCGGGTGGATATGCCATCGAGTGCTCCGGTTGGGCCGGGCCGGCTGGTCGCGCCGTCCGGCGCGGTGCATGCGGCCGCCGAGCAGCCGCCTTATCTTCATCATGCCGGCAGCCCGTTGTTTCTGGCGCTGACCGCGCTCGGCGTGGTGTTCGGCGATATCGGTACCAGCCCGCTCTACGCTTTCCAGGTTGCCCTGTCGGGCCTCGGCCACCCCGCCCCCACCGCCACTGAGGTAACCGGCATCGTCTCGCTGATCCTGTGGGCGCTGATGGCGATGGTGTCGCTGAAATATGTCGTGTTCGTCCTGCGCGCCGACAATGACGGCGAGGGCGGCATTCTGGCGCTGCTGGCGCTGGTGGCCTCCGGCAAGGTCGCCAATGGCGGCAGGCTTCCGGCGCTGGTTCTGCTGGGCGTGGTCGGCGCGTCGCTGCTGTATGGCGACGGCGTCATCACGCCGGCGATTTCGGTGCTGTCGGCCATGGAAGGGCTGAAGTTGGTGGCGCCCGGCTTCGAACATTTCATCGTCCCGGCCACGCTGGCGATCCTGATCGGGCTGTTCGTGATCCAGCGCTACGGCACCGAGCGCATCGGCAAGCTGTTCGGTCCGGTCATGGTGGTGTGGTTCGCCGTCATCGCGGTGCTCGGCATTTCCAACATCTGGACGGCGCCGGCGATCCTGCTCGCGGTCAATCCGGTGGAGGCGGTGCGTTTTCTGATCGCCGACCCGCAGGTGGCCTTCGTGGTGATCGGCGCGGTGTTTCTGGCGCTGACCGGCGGCGAGGCGCTCTATGCCGACATGGGGCATGTCGGGGCGACGGCGATCCGCCGCGCCTGGTTCGGGCTGGTGCTGCCGGCGCTGGTGCTGAACTATTTCGGCCAAGGTGCGCTGATCCTGACGAATCCCTCCGCCATCGACAGTCCGTTCTACAAGCTGGCGCCAGGCTGGGCGCTGATCCCGCTGGTGGCGCTGGCGACGCTCGCCACCATCATCGCCTCGCAGGCCCTGATATCAGGCGTGTTCTCGCTGACGCGGCAGGCCATGCAGCTCGGCCTGTGTCCTCGCGCCAATATCATTTCGACCTCCGGTGAGGAGGCCGGCCAGATCTACATCCCCGCCGCCAACTGGCTGCTGATGGCCGGCACGCTGTGCACCGTGCTGCTGTTCAGGTCGTCGGAAAATCTGGCGGCGGCCTATGGCATCGCGGTGTCCGGCACCATGTTGATCACCACCATCCTGCTGTACCGGATCGCGGTGGCACGCTGGCACTGGCCGCCAGCGGTGGCCATTCCGATCATCGCGGTGTTCGGCCTGATCGACACCACCTTCCTGGTCTCGAACTCGATCAAGATCGTGGAGGGAGGATGGTTTCCGCTCGTCGTCGGCGCGGCGATTGCGGTACTGATGCTGTCCTGGCGCAAGGGCTCGTCAGAGGTGAAGCGGCAGCTCCAGGCGATGTCGATGCCGCTCGACAAATTCCTGCCCTATGCCGACAAAGCGGTGATCGGCCGCGCTCCTGGCCTCGGCGTCTGGCTGACCAAGGTCGAGCATGGTGCATCGCCGATGCTGCTCCGCCACATCGAGCACAATCGCGTGCTGCATGAAAAGGTGGCGCTGCTGACCTTCGTCTCCGATCGGCGTCCGCGGGTGCCATTCGCGGAGCGCCATTCGGTGTACCGCCTCGGCCACGGCTTCTACCGCATCCAGGTCAAGCTCGGTTTCATGCAGACCCCCGACATTCCGCTGACGCTGCTCAATTGCAACCGGCTCGGTTTCGACGCCGACCTCGAGCACAGGAACTACTACGTCGCCCACGAGACCATCGTGCGACGCGAGACCGATAGTTCGATGGGGCCGATCTCGTTTTCGATTTTCTCGTTTCTCAACCGGATTTCGAGCCGTGCGCCGGACTTCTTCAAAATCCCGCAGGACGCCATCATCGAGGTCGGATTTCGCGTCGAGATTTGA
- a CDS encoding NitT/TauT family transport system substrate-binding protein (product_source=KO:K02051; cath_funfam=3.40.190.10; cleavage_site_network=SignalP-noTM; cog=COG0715; ko=KO:K02051; pfam=PF09084; superfamily=53850) produces the protein MSLFKRIACATALAGTLLATPAMAQNKKVVLSQAFQSMLYLPLYVAINEGFFTQQGLDLTKETAGSPTVALSAVISGSAQFSIHGPEWTAIAASKGAPVGIIANVVNGAAVWIATSPDFKFTDIKGLKGQKIVTGTMPTTSTSLFIKLLKENGLDAKTDVDMIQVAIGTEPGPFLAKQADVAVMYEPGLDQVVAKGMKVVFGFPKTYGAYAFSAVTARNDVDPDLAQRVTNGMEMAMRFMAKNEARTAEIAKKEFPTLEPAVVESAVKRMLADGVYPDSVDISAPSLKVSMDTQIALGNLAAQPDYDKFVVKKYIEPALAMK, from the coding sequence ATGTCGTTGTTTAAGCGTATCGCCTGCGCCACCGCGCTGGCCGGAACCCTGCTCGCTACGCCTGCGATGGCGCAGAACAAGAAAGTGGTTCTGTCGCAGGCGTTCCAGTCGATGCTGTATCTGCCGCTCTACGTCGCCATCAATGAGGGCTTCTTCACCCAGCAGGGTCTCGACCTCACCAAGGAAACCGCGGGCTCGCCGACCGTCGCACTTTCGGCCGTGATTTCCGGCAGCGCACAGTTCTCGATCCACGGCCCGGAATGGACCGCGATCGCCGCCTCCAAAGGCGCGCCGGTCGGCATCATCGCCAACGTCGTCAACGGCGCCGCGGTGTGGATCGCCACCTCGCCGGACTTCAAGTTCACCGACATCAAGGGCCTCAAGGGCCAGAAGATCGTCACCGGTACCATGCCGACCACCAGCACCTCGCTGTTCATCAAGCTGCTGAAGGAAAACGGGCTGGACGCCAAGACCGACGTCGACATGATCCAGGTCGCGATCGGCACCGAACCCGGCCCTTTCCTCGCCAAGCAGGCCGATGTCGCCGTGATGTATGAGCCCGGCCTCGATCAGGTCGTCGCCAAGGGCATGAAGGTGGTGTTCGGTTTCCCGAAGACCTACGGCGCCTACGCGTTCTCCGCCGTCACCGCACGCAACGACGTCGATCCCGACCTCGCCCAGCGCGTCACCAACGGCATGGAAATGGCGATGCGCTTCATGGCCAAGAACGAGGCCAGGACCGCCGAGATCGCCAAGAAGGAATTCCCGACGCTGGAGCCGGCGGTGGTGGAATCCGCGGTCAAGCGCATGCTCGCCGACGGCGTCTATCCTGATAGCGTCGATATCAGCGCGCCGTCGCTGAAAGTCTCGATGGACACCCAGATCGCGCTCGGCAACCTCGCCGCCCAGCCGGATTACGACAAGTTCGTGGTGAAGAAATACATCGAGCCCGCACTGGCGATGAAGTAA
- a CDS encoding NitT/TauT family transport system permease protein (product_source=KO:K02050; cath_funfam=1.10.3720.10; cog=COG0600; ko=KO:K02050; pfam=PF00528; superfamily=161098; transmembrane_helix_parts=Inside_1_26,TMhelix_27_49,Outside_50_52,TMhelix_53_75,Inside_76_87,TMhelix_88_110,Outside_111_119,TMhelix_120_142,Inside_143_148,TMhelix_149_168,Outside_169_200,TMhelix_201_223,Inside_224_243,TMhelix_244_266,Outside_267_284), translating to MTLVMPDTVPLKKARPRRNRKRSPFDTMLGRAVLQLLAVAIFFALWEIGVRVGYISAFLMGSPSGIFSMFWKLILSGELLSDSWYTLFEAILGFIIGTIFGSLLGLALWYSVFVAKLVEPFIVAINSVPKIALAPIVVLWFGTGLISKVALAVSLTALVALIAAYQAAKDADTDLQSLMISMGADKHQVFWQAVVPSTLPSIIATFRINIGFGLVGAVVGEFISSQRGLGHMIFTASSLYDLNSVWVGLFTLMIMGFVLYYVIDIIERTSLPWKQASTSHQVQV from the coding sequence ATGACCCTCGTGATGCCCGACACCGTTCCGTTGAAAAAAGCCAGACCGCGCCGCAATCGCAAGCGCTCGCCGTTCGACACCATGCTCGGCCGCGCGGTGCTGCAACTGCTCGCGGTCGCGATCTTCTTCGCGCTGTGGGAGATCGGCGTCCGCGTCGGCTATATCTCGGCCTTCCTGATGGGATCGCCATCCGGCATTTTCAGCATGTTCTGGAAGCTGATCCTGAGCGGCGAGTTATTGTCGGACTCCTGGTACACGTTGTTCGAAGCGATTCTGGGCTTCATCATCGGCACGATCTTTGGATCGCTGCTCGGCCTCGCGCTCTGGTATTCGGTGTTCGTCGCCAAACTGGTCGAGCCCTTCATCGTCGCCATCAACAGCGTGCCGAAGATCGCACTGGCGCCGATCGTCGTGCTGTGGTTCGGCACCGGCCTGATTTCCAAGGTTGCTCTGGCGGTGTCGCTGACCGCGCTGGTGGCGCTGATCGCCGCTTATCAGGCCGCGAAAGATGCCGACACCGACCTGCAGTCGCTGATGATTTCGATGGGCGCCGACAAGCACCAGGTGTTCTGGCAGGCCGTGGTGCCCTCGACGCTGCCGTCGATCATCGCCACCTTCCGCATCAATATCGGCTTCGGCCTGGTCGGCGCGGTGGTCGGCGAATTCATCTCGTCGCAGCGTGGCCTCGGCCACATGATCTTCACCGCATCCAGCCTCTACGACCTCAACTCGGTGTGGGTCGGGCTATTCACGCTGATGATCATGGGTTTTGTCCTCTATTACGTGATCGACATCATCGAGCGCACATCGCTGCCCTGGAAGCAGGCCAGCACCTCGCACCAGGTCCAGGTTTGA
- a CDS encoding NitT/TauT family transport system ATP-binding protein (product_source=KO:K02049; cath_funfam=3.40.50.300; cog=COG1116; ko=KO:K02049; pfam=PF00005; smart=SM00382; superfamily=52540) — translation MPPTQVQLTVHNISKSFAGKGGDVNVLDDLSFSINERDFVSIIGPSGCGKTTIFNIIAGLLEPDAGTITYRGEEIESLRGRVGYMMQKDLLFPWRTVLGNVLLGLETRGVDRVEAEAKAREYLKGFGLAGFENAYPKTLSGGMRQRVALIRTLIMDPDILLLDEPFSALDYQTRLYLEGVLKDAVQTYNKTVILVTHDIDEAVALSKRVVVLSGRPARVKVVHNIDIDATSPITARNDTKFSTYFKTLCAELDIQTEKTS, via the coding sequence ATGCCGCCGACACAAGTTCAGCTTACCGTCCACAACATCAGCAAGTCGTTTGCCGGCAAGGGCGGCGACGTCAACGTGCTCGACGATCTGTCCTTCAGCATCAACGAGCGCGACTTCGTCAGCATCATCGGCCCCAGCGGCTGCGGCAAGACGACCATCTTCAACATCATCGCCGGCCTGCTGGAGCCGGACGCCGGCACCATCACCTACCGCGGCGAGGAGATCGAAAGTCTGCGCGGCCGCGTCGGCTATATGATGCAGAAGGATCTGCTGTTTCCCTGGCGCACGGTGCTCGGCAATGTGCTGCTCGGACTGGAAACGCGCGGCGTCGATCGCGTGGAGGCCGAAGCCAAGGCCCGCGAATATCTCAAGGGTTTTGGTCTCGCCGGCTTCGAGAATGCCTACCCCAAAACACTTTCCGGCGGAATGCGGCAGCGCGTGGCGTTGATCCGCACTCTGATCATGGACCCTGACATCCTGCTGCTCGACGAACCCTTTTCTGCGCTGGATTACCAGACCCGGCTCTATCTCGAAGGCGTGCTGAAGGACGCGGTGCAGACTTACAACAAGACCGTGATCCTGGTGACCCATGACATCGACGAGGCCGTCGCTTTGTCGAAGCGCGTCGTCGTGCTGTCAGGCCGCCCCGCCCGCGTGAAAGTCGTACACAACATCGATATCGACGCCACCTCGCCGATCACCGCGCGCAACGACACCAAGTTTTCCACCTACTTCAAGACGCTGTGCGCCGAACTCGACATCCAGACCGAGAAAACATCATGA